One region of Oryza sativa Japonica Group chromosome 10, ASM3414082v1 genomic DNA includes:
- the LOC112936619 gene encoding uncharacterized protein isoform X1, with the protein MDNPEIEHAASTPRGVIPSTPPGAKIVAIAIADEPPPAPARSDRVTEGTMPCMSNVPVGEAMASCDRSSSTRQAASPTPTPCNPPPPRRAASELACGAEPPRVLGKRARKDIAEGCSPSPTATRAMRAGVDYSMEMHTGEFASDGVDDPQQCTPRRTPYGRAGTLALLYTPGRVTAMEQSMREYAIAHRGYVFDQRQGIEFDLLSEAYDFYNLYSFECGFGIRRGKSYTNTKQFRNWQQLVCGRAGKPERANSSSSRCGCNALLYLKRTDDDGWYVAEHRAEHNHALSDSCGEKINWPSHSQIDIHTKGLI; encoded by the exons ATGGACAACCCCGAGATAGAGCACGCCGCATCGACGCCGAGAGGTGTTATACCGTCCACACCACCGGGAGCAAAAATCGTGGCGATAGCTATTGCTGATGAGCCACCGCCGGCTCCGGCGCGTAGTGACAG GGTGACTGAGGGGACGATGCCATGCATGTCTAATGTCCCGGTTGGTGAAGCCATGGCCTCGTGCGATCGATCTAGTAGTACTCGACAAGCAGCGAGCCCCACGCCGACGCCGTGcaatccgcctccgccgcggcgggcaGCTAGCGAGCTCGCTTGCGGTGCCGAACCTCCGAG GGTGCTCGGCAAACGGGCAAGGAAGGACATAGCAGAAGGCTGTTCTCCCTCCCCTACGGCTACCCGTGCCATGCGCGCCGGTGTCGATTACAGCATGGAGATGCACACTGGCGAGTTTGCGTCGGACGGCGTGGATGATCCACAACAATGTACGCCGCGTAG GACGCCCTACGGGCGCGCGGGTACGCTCGCTCTATTGTACACCCCAGGCAGGGTGACAGCCATGGAGCAATCAATGAGGGAGTACGCAATCGCCCATCGTGGGTACGTGTTTGACCAACGCCAGGGGATTGAGTTCGACTTACTTAGCGAGGCATACGACTTCTACAATCTGTACTCGTTCGAGTGTGGGTTTGGAATTCGACGTGGAAAGAGCTATACCAACACGAAACAATTCAGGAACTGGCAACAACTTGTATGCGGCAGAGCG GGCAAGCCGGAGAGAGCGAACTCGTCGTCAAGCAGGTGTGGATGCAATGCATTGCTTTACTTGAAGAGGACGGACGACGATGGCTGGTATGTTGCCGAGCACAGGGCGGAGCACAACCACGCGCTATCGGACTCATGTGGTGAGAAGATTAATTGGCCATCTCACAGCCAAATAGATATTCATACAAAAGGTTTGATCTGA
- the LOC112936619 gene encoding uncharacterized protein isoform X2, which translates to MDNPEIEHAASTPRGVIPSTPPGAKIVAIAIADEPPPAPARSDRVTEGTMPCMSNVPVGEAMASCDRSSSTRQAASPTPTPCNPPPPRRAASELACGAEPPRVLGKRARKDIAEGCSPSPTATRAMRAGVDYSMEMHTGEFASDGVDDPQQCTPRRTPYGRAGTLALLYTPGRVTAMEQSMREYAIAHRGASRRERTRRQAGVDAMHCFT; encoded by the exons ATGGACAACCCCGAGATAGAGCACGCCGCATCGACGCCGAGAGGTGTTATACCGTCCACACCACCGGGAGCAAAAATCGTGGCGATAGCTATTGCTGATGAGCCACCGCCGGCTCCGGCGCGTAGTGACAG GGTGACTGAGGGGACGATGCCATGCATGTCTAATGTCCCGGTTGGTGAAGCCATGGCCTCGTGCGATCGATCTAGTAGTACTCGACAAGCAGCGAGCCCCACGCCGACGCCGTGcaatccgcctccgccgcggcgggcaGCTAGCGAGCTCGCTTGCGGTGCCGAACCTCCGAG GGTGCTCGGCAAACGGGCAAGGAAGGACATAGCAGAAGGCTGTTCTCCCTCCCCTACGGCTACCCGTGCCATGCGCGCCGGTGTCGATTACAGCATGGAGATGCACACTGGCGAGTTTGCGTCGGACGGCGTGGATGATCCACAACAATGTACGCCGCGTAG GACGCCCTACGGGCGCGCGGGTACGCTCGCTCTATTGTACACCCCAGGCAGGGTGACAGCCATGGAGCAATCAATGAGGGAGTACGCAATCGCCCATCGTGG GGCAAGCCGGAGAGAGCGAACTCGTCGTCAAGCAGGTGTGGATGCAATGCATTGCTTTACTTGA